From a region of the Lactuca sativa cultivar Salinas chromosome 4, Lsat_Salinas_v11, whole genome shotgun sequence genome:
- the LOC128133606 gene encoding uncharacterized protein LOC128133606 translates to MSYGFCIKKAYSNDYKGCIRSFLEVVMSPYGYQMSVEVNLLFRQEPYVPRRKRIVYTLIEGLEELTVNVFYYTFKAIEAKDPNEQHKWVLYWTVYGSFSVGGIFADRFISWFPLYYHTKLAFLAWLQLPTINGLTSYALSRGLHNCFEDFWEIFTSGY, encoded by the exons ATGTCATATGGGTTTTGCattaaaaag GCCTACTCAAATGACTATAAAGGGTGTATTAGATCCTTTCTTGAAGTTGTTATGTCACCGTATGGTTACCAAATGTCTGTCGAAGTTAATTTATTGTTCAG GCAAGAACCCTATGTTCCAAGAAGAAAAAGAATCGTATATACACTAATTGAAGGATTAGAAGAGTTGACTGTTAATGTTT TTTACTACACGTTCAAAGCAATTGAAGCAAAAGATCCAAATGAGCAACACAAGTGGGTTTTATACTGGACAG TTTATGGATCATTTAGTGTTGGAGGGATATTTGCAGATAGATTCATATCCTG GTTTCCACTTTACTATCACACGAAGCTTGCATTTCTTGCATGGCTTCAACTTCCCACCATAAAT GGGCTAACCAGTTATGCACTTTCTAGAGGATTGCACAACTGTTTTGAGGACTTCTGGGAAATCTTCACTTCTGGATACTAA